The Onthophagus taurus isolate NC chromosome 6, IU_Otau_3.0, whole genome shotgun sequence region TGTTATGCGTGTAAATactggtttagccgtacgtcttcaGATATTAGCTTATTTTATGTATTCTTTTGTGCTCAAAACTTGTAACATATAAAACACAAAGTTATCCTgttgaatgaaaaaaaaaataaattacaaatatatatttatttagaaaaatcgttttttatttatatgtttacatcattaatattaacaatttaatttcataattaaatttaaaaaagaaattgtaataTATGCAACCAATTTGACACAAAAACATATTGAGTTGCCTAActtccttttttaaattaaatttatttaagcaCAATAACAATGAATAGCTAACAATAGAATGTTAGCAATGGAATAATAACCTCCCATAATTCTTAAGTTCTTATTTCAAATTCTCTCCAATTTGGACACCTTTACACTTCTACGTAAATAATCCATCTGCAAACCAGTACCATCGTCCATACATCACAGCCAACACTCTCGACCATAATCTTTCAAATCATGAGTTTTTTCAGATATTCTGGCTGTTATTCGTGTaaattctggtttagccgtacgtcttcaGATATTAGCTTATTTTATGTATTCTTTTGTGCTCAAAACTTGTAACATATAAAACACAAAGTTATCCTGTTGaatggtaaaaaaataaattgcaaatatatatttatttttgttttaatttttatttatttgtttacatcattaatattaataatttaattttataattaaatattttttttaaattttgtaatatatgCAACCAATTTGACACAAAAACATATTGAGTTGcctttttcttaattaaatttatttaatcacaataacaataattttttatataatcatTATCAATACATCTACTTTGAGtttgatataaattaattcttttaatatccCCAATGACCGTATAAACGATTTTGTTATCTTGAGACGCGAGGTTTACAAATGCCTCAAATTGTGCATTACCAGGAAGAGTTTGAATCAtgacgataaaaaaaatacccGATCCAATTCGTTTTTGGAAACGTCTCAAATTAATACTTCTCGCTGACAACACCTTATCCAATTGTAATTGTTTGCAATTAAACGGTAACATCTTGTTGATATATTCCACCAAAAATAACGcaatatcataaataattgGAAGCTGTTTTGGGATTTCCCTAGAACTATGACAAGCACAATATTCTAATGGAATTTGGACATCTTCGCAAGAACGTGTTTCTGGAATCTTTCTAAATACACTTCTCCCATAATTTTCccttaaatcattaaattttgtatCGCTATTTAATTGagctaaaaataataaagctttATGGATTTCTAAAGCAGTAGTCAATCTATATCTATTAATTAGGTAGTTTGTGTAGCTATACTCGtagatatttttgtaattatcggggaaataaaaagaaataaacggCAATTTTTCTTCCAATGATCCTTGATGAGTAAGACGATGTGGTCCTAATCTTGCCCCATGATCGCTAAATACAACTATAACTGTATTATTAAGCACGTTTTTTATCGAAGggtcattaaaaaaacttgcTAAGAgttcatcgaaaatttttggtTTCAAAATAACCCCCCGAGAAgtaatcgttttaaaaaaataaccaaaaaatttcaaattattaccactcattgtattaacaaaactttttatatactccaaaaaaactttataagCTTCCCGTGTTCCCAAACAATCTGTAACATCTCCATTTTGGTCATTATCCTTTACAATTTCGggtaaatacataaaataatcGAGATTATAATCGTCTTTATTCTCCATAATCCCCGCATCATCACCATACGCAGTtacatatttatgttttttaaaataatcccATAAAAACACGCAATTATAATCAGTTCCGTTCTTTTTTAACTCCTCATCTGAACACCCCGTTAAAAATGGGAGCAAATTTAAGATAGTTTTTCGAGACTTTGCGTGATAACCAAATAATTCGCGGCTTTTTAATGATTCCaacactttttttgttttggggAATTGCCTGTAAAAATTTAATCGCGATAAACCATCAAAACCGATCACCAAGACGTTAAAAGTATCGTTTCGTTTCATTTCGGATTTTAATCCTTTTTTAAGTGGGACAAACTCGAAATAATCCCTGTATATAGGTTCATTTTTATAGAAACACTCTACCAAAATAAATTCGTGCTTTCCAATGTTAGctgaatttataaaataaacacttgggccaaattttatatttttattccaacCTAATTTTCGTGATACTCGATAAAACGGGGTATAACGACAAATAACTGAATCATCTTCAGGTAGGATCCCATAAAATCTCTTGGAGTTTTCTAAGAAATATATTGATGATGAAGTAGATCCCACCAAAGGGGGGCGACCATGATTACATTGCCCCAAATATAATTTATCTTGGAAATACTTCAATATCTCTGGATTGAATGGATTAAAATCAGGAATTTTGCATTCTTCAGTCTcaatgatgaaatttttttcgttatgTTCCACATCACGATTATTTAAGTATAAGATTGTTGATATTATGGGTATTAGAAACTGCTTTAACATTGTTGTAGTATTTCGAACACAACTGCTTAAAATTTCGAGTTTTGTAGACGTTTATAGTATTAGAAAGCGTGGGGGGAATCAAGAATATCAAATTTTCTGACTAATTCTATGTAATCTTTTCTAGAAATTAACACACATATTTCTTATTAATCAAAgtgaatgaaaataaataatcttaagaatttttaacttCAGTATTAACAAGTAGATGAGGATATCAATAATTTCTATAGTCTATTGGGCGAAACTATACAAGAGttattcaagaaataaattctgGTAATCCAGGATGGTATTAATGCAAATATGCATCAACTGTAGATGATACTTCTAGTATATTTGTACTCTTTTTAGAATAGCAGATGAGCAAACCATCTCAAACCTCTCTTTTCAACCATATGTATAATAGTTTTTCATTGATATGTATAATAGATTTTCATTCTATTTTAAGTTCTTATTTCGAATTCTCTCCAATTTGGACACCTTTACACTCCTCATCCAAACCTCACAACCAACACTCTCGACCATAATCTTTCAAATCATGAGTTTTTCCAGATATTCTGGCTTTATAGACCTCGTTTTTGATTTCTGTCAAAccttgttagttctagtgcaaaattagaactaacactagacctagaactagaaacattcgggtttagccgcacgtctcttaagacggctaaaccagaatgattctagttctaggtctagtgttagttctagtgcaaaactagaactaacattatgGTATGTGCAGATATGTGTTATTAATCGAAATACCCATATCTTACATTATCATATCGcctatattatttttgacTCAATAAAAGTATAATGAGCTAAGAAATAAGATAATGAATTAGAATCTTTTTGGATTAAGGATAAACAAACATTCAATTGAGGTTAGAATGGAAATGTAAAATATAGAAATGTTAtagatatatatttaattgatattGAGGCTGTattaaaagcatttttaactgtgtttaatgttaatataatgttaaacatttataaatatttaataatttcaaaaaaatcccCGCGCTATTTGGGTTGCCTAGTTCTGTATTGtctagattttttaaaataattttaaataaatgaatcgtttaaataaataaactaaaataatacgttattattataatcttaactttatttacaataaataatttaaacccgcaattttatttatatttttgatatcttaaatgattaaattaatcaatttggATTGTTAGTGTAGATTTAGTTGCCTAACTTATTTTTCTATCAACCAATCAAATCCATCCACATGTTGGTTGACTTGTCTGTTAAAGTGTTAAAAGACATATCAGTACTAAATTTCCACTTTAAGTTATCTATCAAAAAGTAATAGGATACATTAAAAAGCCTGTGATATGTGGTACTAAGTGTGTTTAATAAcgtttgaaagaaaaatattaatcagaACCTATAATGAATCTTTCAAACGGATCAGCGTTTCTTCTTCTAAATCTTTTCTTATTAACGTTAAGTTCAGTATTAGCCGGACGAgacttttataaaatattggGTGTATCAAAAAGTGCTAGTTTacacgaaattaaaaaagcgTATCGTCGCTTAGCCAAAGAACTCCATCCCGATAAAAATAAAGACGATGAGAACGCTGCCACAAAGTTTCAAGATTTAGGGGCAGCTTACGAAGTTCTCTCAGACGaagaaaaacgtaaaaaatatGACAGATGTGGCGAGGATTGTCTTCAAAAAGACGGTATGATGGATAACGGATTCGATCCGTTTGCAAGCTTTTTCGGCGATTTCGGTTTTCATTTTGGTGGTAACGAACAACAAAATGAAACTCCTCGTGGTGCGAACGTGGTTATTGACGTGATGGTTACTTTAGAAGACCTTTATAGCGgtacttttattgaaattactCGAAATAAACCAGTTATGAAACAAACTAAAGGGACAAGGAAGTGTAATTGTCGCCAAGAGATGATTACAAGGAATTTGGGGCCCGGTCGGTTCCAAATGATGCAACAAACGGTTTGTGATGAATGTCCAAATGTTAAATTAGTAAATGAAGAGAGAATTTTGGAGATGGAGGTCGAACCTGGGATGATTGATGGGCAAGAAACTAAATTTGTCGCGGAAGGTGAACCCCATCTTGATGGAGAACCTGGTgatcttattttaaaaattaaaactcaaCCACATCCTATTTTTGAACGACGAGGAGATGATTTGTATACTAATATTACTATATCTTTACAGGTTtgtaattgttaataaatttaagaacatctcattaatttctatttttgtaGGATGCTTTAGTTGGATTTACTTTAGAATTAGCACATTTAGATGGTCACCTTGTCTCAATAACGAGGGATAAAGTAACATGGCCCGGGGCGAGGATTCGTAAGAAAGGCGAAGGAATGCCAAATTATGAAGACAACAATTTGCATGGAACTTTATACATAACGTTCGATGTTGAATTCCCCAAACAAGAATTTtctgaagaagaaaaagaacaaCTAGCTAAATTACTTAACCAACATTCAAAGAACAAGATTTATAATGGATTGAGAGGTTTTTGAGTGTATTTATCAGATTAATGATAAGATACTCtagttaaaattttcgacatttcTTGTACATAATTTTCCTTTTGTATGTGTGTTGTATATCAATGTAAGggtattattataaaagtatatatgaaaaaaatatgaatagtgtgaatttaaaagaaattttatttatttgtcatCCAAAAGCCTGATTAATgtcatcttttttgatatgattttttccctgttttcttttttgtgatATGAAATGTTggatataataaatttgtttaagtcacatttttttcgttttatttgtttaagataaattataatcttataatatttaaatttgacaatattACTATGAAAGTTAGGCAACACAAATgtcatattaattatttatgaaattatgacattaataataataatcgtttttttttaactaaaatcaATATTAGTACGAGAAAATTATGATTGATTAACTTAATGTGTTTGCATAAtgcaaacatatttttttcctcgttttttttaggatttaaaaagaattcacAAAGAATGTTTAAGCTTTACCAACGCAGTTTTATTTCGTCATCTTTGAAACCTTCGATTGCAATCGGAATGTTTTCTGGAATATTCTCTATAATTTCTTCAcagcaaaaattgtttttaaaaattatttaaattttaacttttttgagGTATTCCtattttctgtttatttttgtaatattaaatgttgaagataataaatttatttaatctacatttttttcgttttatttctttaagataaattaaaatctggtgtaaattaaacaataaaaagtaattaacaACATTACCATGAAAGTTAGGCAACACTAATGTCATAttaattatgtatttaaaataaaaaagcatATTTATTGATACTAATTGTAATTATACTAAAGAATTTAATGTTTCGATTTCctttatttgattaaaatcaatattagTATGAGAAAGTgattagttctacttttcgttcaataaaaatataccacaatctaaagCAAAATgcatttaaaactagaactaattagaatatttctagttctaggtctagtattaattctagttttagtgcaataaaaatatgtaatatagtaatatcttatgttaactagcgctacaTACCACTATCACTAtaactaacattagactttaagagacgcacgattaaacccgaatatttctggttctaggtatagtgttagttttactttaCTTTCAATAAGAATATACTACAATTTAACACTAAATACATTTAAGAttagaattcaaaaattagaaaaactagaaaaattaaagttaggCAACACAAATGTCACTAATGtcattttaattatgtatttaaaataaaaaaataagtttattgatACTAATTGTAATTATACTATACAATTGAATGCTTCGATTTCCGTTCTTTGACTAAAATCAATATTAGTATGAGAAAATTATGATTGATGTGTTTGCACaatggaaaaaatattttctgtttttccCCCTATTTTTATGGTTCAAAAGGAATTCATAAAGAATGTTTAAGCTTTACCAACGTAATTCTTCTATTTCGTCATCTTTGAAACCTTTGATTTCAATCgggaaattttttggaatattccCTGAAATTTATACTgacaaagaaaatgtttttaaaaattatttcaaattcccCTTTTTACATTGGTgcttaaatttcttaattatctCTGTGTATTGTTGCTTTTCTCTTATTTATAACACACATAATTCAAAAGGTatcaaattgtaatttataatttccacGAAACTATTTGCTGcctttttagttattttaaataatttaggttcgttaatatttttggtaAGTTTATTACGCCTTTCAAGCAAATGGAAAGATATTAATCATAAATGGAACCAATTAGAGAAtcgaataattatttttcaaaggaAATCGTTAAACAACCAAAAAATCCTCTTTAATCTAATATTGTTAACTTTTATCGTCCTCTTTCtaagtaaaattaattaacgaagtaagtaatcaataaataattcttattttttagtGAATCATATTATCATCATATCTGGGAGAACCCCCCTTcataatttatcaattaaatccttttatttaaacattttcaacgAGATTTTCACAAAAACTGAATACACATTAACAAAAGCTTTATTTATACACGTAAGTAACATTTAATACACCcactttaatatattaatcttttaatttatagatTTCTCAATTATTAATCGAATTTATCTGGCAATTCGTCTCTTATTACATAATTTTGATCtcgttatctttaaaaaatcaattccaACAAATTAATAACCACTTTTTGGGCATCAAAAAACCGGATcaatacgaaattataaaactacatcaaattctaaataatttatccTCGTTTTCTACATTATTAAATCAAGAattctcaattattttattagttaCTTTTGGGGGAAACACATTATTTGCTTCTTACATCCTTTTTGAAAACAGAACCAatcaaaacatcaattttttccTCATATTTTTCAATACAATCTTCGTTACTTATTGTACTTCGTCTATACACaaagaaaatcaaagaatTTGCGATTATTTGCATACATTTCCCACTGATTTTTGTTACGACGAGgtgattaaatcattttaacccaattttaatgttttaattaaattttttttagattgaaCAAATAGTAACCGAATTATCAATAAATccgatttcttttaatttattgcacATATACACAATAAcgaaacaaacaaatttaagCATTTTAAGCACAATAATTGTGTtacaattacttttaattgaatttaaaaaatttgaatttagtgacatttagtttttcccgccaaaaaaattacatcgaaagttttatttttaatttttttaatttaaactttatcaGTTTTATCTAACCAAAATAAtccgattaaaattaaaataattaattaaataataataatcgagttctaataatttaaattaagtgACATCAGTGACGTTTCACTAACCTAAAAATTCACTCTGTCATTATTGTAGATTTGacgtattaatttttaatttatttttcttaaattaagaaaaatgtggGCAGATACGCTTCttatcgtttttatttcaatttgtaCGGCTCTTCTCGGAGAGGGTTTAACTTGGTTGATGGTGTATCGTAcagaaaaatatcaaaaattaaaaactgagGTTGAAAAGCAAAGTAAGAAATGTAAGTAGATTTAAATGATCTTATGTAATTGAAGaacttaataaaatctttttgtaGTGGAAAAGCGTAAAGAAACCCATGGGGAATCAATTTATAAACaggttaaaaagaaaattgagaGGCAAGAGGagcgattaaaaattaatagtagAGATTTATCTTTGGTTAAAATGAAATCAATGTTTGCCATTGGATTTGCATTCACTGCTTTACTTAGTATGTTTAATAATATgtaggtttttttttgttattatcttTTTGTTGGTTTTTGATTTATCCTAACTTTTTAGTTTTGATGGGAGAGTTGTGGCAAGATTACCATTTGTACCAATTGTTTGGGTGCAAGGTTTAAGTCATAGGAATCTTCCAGGCGAAGATTACACTGAATGTTCGTTTATATTCCTTTACATTTTATGTACTATGTCAATCAGgcaaaatattcaaaaaatgttgggaTTTGCGCCATCAAGAGCTGCTTCTAAACAAGGAAATACATTCTTTGGTCAAAATGCAGGACAATTTAAATGAAAGCACAACAAAGATAgtttgattcataaattttatttttattttgtacattatttataaaagtacCTCATTAAAAATCGAGgtgttaatttgtatttataatttatacaaTACAAGCTTCTAACATTGGTTTATCAACTATTAATCGATCAAATCCAAACCTTGTTAAACCTATAGTTTGGAAATCAccatctaaaattaattcagCTATTGCTCTTCCTACAGCGGGGGCTTGTTGAATAcctaaacaaaaatattggttattttaacccaattttaattgattcatTCTTACCATGACCACTAAATCCTGTGGCTAGATACACATTGTGATAATAAGGATGTGGCCCAATAATTCCATTTTCATCATAACaattataatcataaaatCCACTCCACGCGCTTCttacctattttttttttatttaattagtttttaaattaataaacaatttttttttaacttacttTAACACTATTAAAAGCTGGAACTCGATGGGCTAAAATAGGCcaaattttttcatcaaaataaaCATGATCAACATCTAAATTATCAGTGGTAGGCTCTTCATTGGGTAAAGGTGATAAACCTCCAATAAAAGTTCCCCCATACCCATCTCGTCTAAAATAAGCCCCTGTATAATCAATAGTCATAGGGGTATTAATTCCAGGACATTCTTCATTACAcgaaaaacaataaacataACGTTTTCGTTTCTCTACAGGAAGTGGGATTGATAAAATTCCTTGTCCTGTACCAATTCGGGCTAGTTTAGCAATTTCACCAGAATCAGCCCCACCAGCAAGAATTATTAAAGCGAATTGTATTGATTTGTGTTCTCCATTTGGTAGTTTTATTATTGCCTCATCCATCGATTCATAAGTACCTTCTTCAACTCCATCAACTGTAATATCATGTTTCTTTTCAAAAGTGAAATCAACCAATTCACCAGTTATGTATTGAGCCCCTGCATTCATTGCTCCTCTTTTCATTATACAAAGCATAGCCCAGGGGTCAAACCAACCTTCTTTTTCTAAACCTAAACATCCTGCTTCGACATCATCAACATTCATCCATGGAAATCTAAATCAAAAAACACTTTATGAGTTATTTTAtgattgtaatttaaatttattaccttgcttttaattcatttcttgataaaataacattataaGCGCCAAGATCTCTTTGTAATTTAGAATTATCTATTAATTGTTGAGCTCCTTGCTCGCTTGCCAACATTAAATAACCATTTGGGGTGAAATAAACATCTGCGTCATTaccaaaacgtttttttaagtTACGAATAAATTCAGCTCCAAATAAAGACATTTGTATGTTTTCAGGGAGAGAAAATTGTTGTCTAAGACCTCCAACAGATAAAACTGTTGAACTTTTTGCATACTAAAATAAGacaaagttaattaaaattctcttaattaaaaatttcttaccGTTGGATCTTTCTCAATAACAGCTAAATTGACTCCTTTTAATCcagatttttctttaatccaATAAGCGATTGAAGTTCCAATAGCACCTCCACCAACAACCAAAATATCAACGTGCCTAGGAAAGATATTATCTAACCCACCAACCTGATTAGCATCATTAAATTTAGCAGGTATCCTTCGAAAATCATCTTTTAATATCCTCCAAGTCCTCGAAAGCggattttcaaattttaattttatagaagTAGTGTGTACgttctttgaattttttaataaaatcgttcTACATAAACGCTCAATATTCTTTGTTgtatacattttaatattcacAGATTAATTATTCAGAATTGATCATTAAAGTCGTTTAAAAGATTTCATtatcaaattgatttttttttagttttaaggtTAGGATCggttttataggttatgtcaaaTGTCAGGAGAAAGTAATTAATATCCTTTTGCGATTATCTTCGAATATATAgatgtgaaataaaatttttattgttcgatttgtttaatattaGATTAATATAATACGACTTCTATTTATgttatacttttaaaattgcGTAATCCAAAAATTATGTGATAAACACGCGGTTATCCGGTTTTGACAAATAAGTTAAATGAGAAGATTATGAGAAAAGGTATTCTTAtatatgaaaaatgtatttttaagtAAACGTACTCTAATAAATAGTGTTAATAGgtttaattaaagaatgaatttaaatttaatttaaaaaatttattggtaGTGAGATAAAAGAGGAATCTGTAATAATtgaggattttgattaaaaatttgatttaattttttgtttgtagatGGCGCTAATTGATATACTTTAAAGTATTTCAGTGATTTAATATTCTTGTATTTATAATTACTTTGGATTACATGATTTCTCATCTTCTAACATACGACGATGTTAGAATTaatcgattaattaattatgtaatcattaaaactaattcttttctttgaattgataaccaacattttaattaaaccaaCATCCTTTTTGGTAGACCATCTGATAAAGTTGCGGCGAACCTTCCTGTATTGATAACATTTAACGGTTTATGATATTATAAAGTAAGAAATTCTTGACGGATACGTTTTGTGTTAGATTATATTTAGTGTAAGCAAAATCACTTTGTagtgttagaaaaaaaatggtcaAAAAAGGCACTTATCATGTTCAAGATCCTGAAGGAGGACAACCCGCCGTGGAAGACACCAGttacaaatcatttttgtGTGTCTTacttatatttatatcattttgtgCCTTAATTATCGTCTTTTCATCTTTTGATTGGTTCAAAACTAAAGAGAAGCAGCCATTAGATGTAAGTACTTATTTTTTGGAGctttatatgtttttttgtaattgctgaaataaatttaaagttgaatGGCGATGTGGAAATGGTGGATAAGGGAAAAATAATGCAAGGTAAAGAATTAGAAGCAAATAGAACTAAAGACAGTGATAAAGAAGCTGAGAAAGTTGATCAAAGTTCTGGTGAATCAACAACGAAACCAACTAAGAAGGAATATGCGGAGGAATCGAATGAAATTGAAGGGTTAAATCCGGAAGTTAAAACTTCATCTACAACAACTTTGTCTCCAACAAGTACAACTACGACAACTTTGAAACCATCAACAAGTACTACAACTACTTCAACTTCAACCACATCATCATTGATTCCACAAACGACTCCATCAAATACAAGTACGTTAAGTACAACTATGTCAAGTACAACTACATCAAATACAACTCAATCTAATTTGAGTCCTTCCTCAACAACATCAAGCACAACTACATCATCCTTAATTCCTCCAACAACAACGTCAAGTACAACGACATCAAGTTTGAGTACACAAACAACAACTTCAAGTACAACGTCATCATCTTTGAGTCCAACAACTACATCAAGTACAACTACATCAACTTTGACTCCAACAACTACATCAAGTACAACTACATCAACTTTGACTCCAACAACTACATCAAGTACAACTACATCAACTTTGAGTTCAACAACTACATCAACTTTGAGTCCAACAACTACATCAAGTACAACTACATCAACTTTGAGTCCAACAAGTACATCAAGTACAACTACA contains the following coding sequences:
- the LOC111415021 gene encoding uncharacterized protein, giving the protein MLKQFLIPIISTILYLNNRDVEHNEKNFIIETEECKIPDFNPFNPEILKYFQDKLYLGQCNHGRPPLVGSTSSSIYFLENSKRFYGILPEDDSVICRYTPFYRVSRKLGWNKNIKFGPSVYFINSANIGKHEFILVECFYKNEPIYRDYFEFVPLKKGLKSEMKRNDTFNVLVIGFDGLSRLNFYRQFPKTKKVLESLKSRELFGYHAKSRKTILNLLPFLTGCSDEELKKNGTDYNCVFLWDYFKKHKYVTAYGDDAGIMENKDDYNLDYFMYLPEIVKDNDQNGDVTDCLGTREAYKVFLEYIKSFVNTMSGNNLKFFGYFFKTITSRGVILKPKIFDELLASFFNDPSIKNVLNNTVIVVFSDHGARLGPHRLTHQGSLEEKLPFISFYFPDNYKNIYEYSYTNYLINRYRLTTALEIHKALLFLAQLNSDTKFNDLRENYGRSVFRKIPETRSCEDVQIPLEYCACHSSREIPKQLPIIYDIALFLVEYINKMLPFNCKQLQLDKVLSARSINLRRFQKRIGSGIFFIVMIQTLPGNAQFEAFVNLASQDNKIVYTVIGDIKRINLYQTQSRCIDNDYIKNYCYCD
- the LOC111415006 gene encoding dnaJ homolog shv, producing the protein MNLSNGSAFLLLNLFLLTLSSVLAGRDFYKILGVSKSASLHEIKKAYRRLAKELHPDKNKDDENAATKFQDLGAAYEVLSDEEKRKKYDRCGEDCLQKDGMMDNGFDPFASFFGDFGFHFGGNEQQNETPRGANVVIDVMVTLEDLYSGTFIEITRNKPVMKQTKGTRKCNCRQEMITRNLGPGRFQMMQQTVCDECPNVKLVNEERILEMEVEPGMIDGQETKFVAEGEPHLDGEPGDLILKIKTQPHPIFERRGDDLYTNITISLQDALVGFTLELAHLDGHLVSITRDKVTWPGARIRKKGEGMPNYEDNNLHGTLYITFDVEFPKQEFSEEEKEQLAKLLNQHSKNKIYNGLRGF
- the LOC111415017 gene encoding calcium load-activated calcium channel, which codes for MWADTLLIVFISICTALLGEGLTWLMVYRTEKYQKLKTEVEKQSKKLEKRKETHGESIYKQVKKKIERQEERLKINSRDLSLVKMKSMFAIGFAFTALLSMFNNIFDGRVVARLPFVPIVWVQGLSHRNLPGEDYTECSFIFLYILCTMSIRQNIQKMLGFAPSRAASKQGNTFFGQNAGQFK
- the LOC111415016 gene encoding FAD-dependent oxidoreductase domain-containing protein 1, whose translation is MYTTKNIERLCRTILLKNSKNVHTTSIKLKFENPLSRTWRILKDDFRRIPAKFNDANQVGGLDNIFPRHVDILVVGGGAIGTSIAYWIKEKSGLKGVNLAVIEKDPTYAKSSTVLSVGGLRQQFSLPENIQMSLFGAEFIRNLKKRFGNDADVYFTPNGYLMLASEQGAQQLIDNSKLQRDLGAYNVILSRNELKARFPWMNVDDVEAGCLGLEKEGWFDPWAMLCIMKRGAMNAGAQYITGELVDFTFEKKHDITVDGVEEGTYESMDEAIIKLPNGEHKSIQFALIILAGGADSGEIAKLARIGTGQGILSIPLPVEKRKRYVYCFSCNEECPGINTPMTIDYTGAYFRRDGYGGTFIGGLSPLPNEEPTTDNLDVDHVYFDEKIWPILAHRVPAFNSVKVRSAWSGFYDYNCYDENGIIGPHPYYHNVYLATGFSGHGIQQAPAVGRAIAELILDGDFQTIGLTRFGFDRLIVDKPMLEACIV